From the Flavimarina sp. Hel_I_48 genome, one window contains:
- a CDS encoding DNA polymerase III subunit alpha, translated as MYLNCHSYFSLRYGTMSEEELLNLAIKYGCETLALTDINNTSACLSFVRKAADLTIKPILGVDFRNGIKQCYVILARNNDGFLEINNFLSIYLHKKANFPEKAPVFENAFVIYPFEKALELDLSTLAKNEFIGISIKNLRKLRFSRYSDFAEKLVFLHAVSFRDKRDYNIHRLLRAIDNNELLSKLAKEQQADFDERFVEQYLLEKTFIDFPYILENTQKLTDLCSISFDFSKDKPSQNLKTVEGSDALDYKKLVQLCEEGLPRRYKVITQDIKDRLVKELDLIQQKNFVSFFIINWKIIQYAQNKGYYHVGRGSGANSIVAYLLGITDVDPIALDLYFERFMNLYRINPPDFDIDFSTWDREDVTRFIFEEFGKKGQAALLGSYVTFKHSGAVRELGKVFGIPKYEIDKLSNGKYDMNKLDELSKLVLKYAAYLFEKPNYLSIHAGGILISERPIHYFSATHLPPKGFPTVQFDMHIAEDVGLYKFDILGQRGLGKIKDAIAIIKENHPDVTLLDIHDTQPLFDDDKINAMIARADCIGCFYVESPAMRMLLQKLGVNEYQMLVAASSIIRPGVAKSGMMREYILRHINPEKRKEAHPVLWDIMPDTYGVMVYQEDVIKVAHYYADLDLGEADVLRRGMSGKYRSREEFQAVKQKFIDNCLKKGEPEEMILDVWRQIESFAGYAFAKGHSASYAVESYQSLYLKCYFPLEYIVATINNGGGFYNMETYVHEAKMKGGTINAPCINISEIQTIIIGKNIYLGFQHIQQLEKKTIIKIINSRQFGKFSSLDDLIERVPLSIEQLDLLIRINAFRSIRSDKRNLLWEAHYRENNTLKNELQQQFFKVSIRDFVLPKFEITSLEEAFDQLEILGFPLFSPFILLREVPDNRLLSFDLKPYLNKTIVIYGYLVTAKNTKTSNGKSMQFGTFLDQDGNWLDTVHFPGVSRGHPFVGKGVYRLTGMVVEEFGFLSLEVRSMRRMAYMADPRFDPAHDRKASPLVGGAP; from the coding sequence ATGTACCTCAATTGCCACTCTTATTTTAGCTTGCGCTACGGCACAATGTCTGAAGAAGAATTATTGAATTTGGCCATTAAATATGGCTGCGAAACCCTTGCGCTTACAGACATCAACAATACTTCTGCGTGTCTAAGCTTTGTGCGCAAAGCTGCAGATCTTACCATAAAACCTATTTTAGGTGTCGATTTTAGAAATGGGATCAAACAATGCTACGTGATTTTGGCCAGAAACAATGATGGCTTTCTTGAAATCAATAATTTTTTGTCTATTTATTTACACAAAAAAGCCAATTTTCCGGAAAAAGCACCGGTTTTTGAGAATGCTTTTGTGATCTACCCTTTTGAAAAAGCGCTGGAATTAGACTTGAGTACATTGGCCAAAAATGAATTTATAGGCATTTCAATCAAAAATCTGCGTAAACTTCGATTTTCAAGGTATAGTGATTTTGCTGAAAAACTGGTGTTTTTACATGCGGTGAGCTTTCGCGATAAGCGCGACTACAACATACACCGTTTGCTGCGTGCGATAGATAATAATGAACTATTGAGCAAACTTGCCAAAGAGCAACAGGCAGATTTTGATGAACGTTTTGTGGAACAATACCTTCTTGAAAAAACCTTTATTGACTTCCCATATATACTTGAAAACACCCAAAAATTGACCGATTTATGTTCTATTTCATTCGATTTTTCGAAAGACAAACCTTCACAAAACTTAAAAACCGTAGAAGGTAGCGACGCATTAGATTATAAAAAATTAGTGCAACTATGTGAGGAAGGATTACCCAGACGCTATAAAGTGATCACTCAAGATATAAAGGATCGCCTTGTCAAAGAGCTTGATCTTATACAGCAAAAAAACTTTGTTTCCTTTTTTATTATCAATTGGAAAATTATTCAATATGCTCAAAATAAAGGTTATTACCATGTAGGTCGCGGTAGCGGTGCAAATAGTATTGTTGCCTATTTACTGGGCATAACAGATGTAGACCCTATAGCACTTGATCTCTACTTTGAACGTTTTATGAATCTTTATCGTATTAATCCACCTGATTTTGATATTGATTTTTCTACCTGGGACCGTGAAGATGTAACAAGATTCATATTTGAGGAATTTGGTAAAAAAGGTCAGGCAGCTTTACTGGGATCTTATGTAACTTTTAAACACAGCGGCGCAGTTAGGGAACTGGGTAAGGTTTTCGGTATACCGAAATATGAAATTGACAAATTGAGCAACGGGAAATATGACATGAACAAACTAGATGAACTGTCTAAATTAGTGCTTAAATACGCTGCCTATTTATTTGAAAAGCCCAATTATCTAAGCATCCACGCTGGTGGAATTTTAATTTCAGAAAGACCCATTCATTATTTTTCAGCAACTCATTTACCACCTAAGGGCTTTCCCACAGTACAGTTTGATATGCACATTGCAGAAGACGTGGGACTTTATAAATTCGACATTTTGGGCCAGCGAGGTCTGGGAAAAATAAAAGATGCGATAGCGATTATTAAAGAAAATCATCCAGATGTAACATTATTAGATATTCACGATACACAACCTTTATTTGATGACGATAAGATAAATGCGATGATTGCGCGGGCAGATTGTATAGGCTGTTTTTATGTTGAATCGCCTGCGATGCGCATGCTTTTACAAAAACTGGGCGTGAATGAATATCAAATGCTTGTAGCTGCAAGTTCAATTATTAGACCTGGTGTAGCAAAAAGCGGCATGATGCGCGAATATATTTTAAGACATATAAACCCGGAAAAACGTAAAGAAGCCCATCCCGTACTTTGGGATATTATGCCAGATACCTATGGAGTGATGGTTTATCAGGAGGATGTGATCAAGGTAGCACATTATTACGCTGATCTTGATCTTGGTGAAGCTGATGTTTTAAGGCGTGGAATGAGCGGAAAATATAGGTCCCGAGAAGAATTTCAGGCAGTGAAACAGAAGTTTATTGACAATTGCCTAAAAAAAGGGGAACCTGAAGAAATGATATTAGACGTATGGCGTCAGATTGAAAGTTTTGCCGGTTATGCATTTGCTAAAGGACATTCAGCCTCTTATGCTGTAGAAAGCTATCAAAGCCTTTATTTGAAATGCTATTTTCCATTAGAATATATAGTTGCGACAATTAATAATGGTGGTGGCTTCTATAATATGGAAACTTACGTCCACGAAGCTAAAATGAAAGGAGGTACAATCAACGCGCCTTGTATTAATATAAGCGAAATACAAACTATAATTATAGGCAAGAATATCTACTTGGGCTTTCAGCACATTCAACAATTAGAGAAAAAAACTATAATTAAAATCATTAATTCAAGACAGTTTGGAAAATTCTCAAGTTTAGATGATCTCATTGAGCGTGTTCCATTGAGTATAGAACAGTTGGATTTGTTAATTCGTATAAATGCATTTAGAAGCATTCGTTCTGACAAGCGCAATCTTCTGTGGGAAGCGCATTATAGAGAAAATAACACATTGAAAAACGAACTACAACAGCAATTCTTTAAAGTCTCCATACGTGATTTCGTTTTGCCAAAATTTGAAATCACTTCTCTGGAAGAAGCCTTTGATCAACTTGAAATCCTAGGATTCCCTTTATTTAGCCCTTTTATATTGTTGAGAGAAGTACCAGATAATAGACTGTTGTCATTTGACTTAAAACCATATTTAAATAAAACAATTGTGATTTATGGTTATTTGGTAACAGCAAAAAACACGAAAACATCTAATGGTAAAAGCATGCAGTTTGGTACTTTCCTGGATCAAGACGGCAATTGGTTGGACACGGTACATTTCCCTGGGGTTTCCCGGGGGCACCCTTTTGTTGGGAAGGGGGTCTACAGGCTGACGGGGATGGTGGTGGAGGAGTTCGGTTTTTTGAGCCTGGAGGTGCGCTCGATGCGGCGCATGGCCTATATGGCCGACCCGCGCTTTGACCCCGCCCATGACCGCAAGGCCTCCCCGCTTGTGGGCGGCGCGCCCTGA
- a CDS encoding putative porin, giving the protein MKNTLTLLGFLLISFIQAYAQVRTVDSTSTQNESSQRSSLRKDPNEKDKRPRPPVDLYKIISIENDTTVVDTSLTIEKFYKYNYLRRDNFELLPFANTGQTYNTLVYTFDEQSSMPLFGARAKHFNYMEVEDIHYYEVPTPLTELYFKSVFEQGQTLDAFYTMNTSKQFNFSIGYKGSRSLGKYQNILTSTGNFRFAFSYHTKDKRYNLKAHFAAQDLLNNENGGITEQALLNFQSNDGQFDDRSTLAVNFEDAENIMIGKRFFIDHSYELLLQRDSVPGNSFKVSHRLNFTDKFYRYDQTSPSALFGDSFQASNLRDRVDLEDFNNQLSVVFSNPILGKLGASLSHSHYDYGYNSVLILETGDRIPNRLTGDIIAAGANYDKKIGTFDFRTDAQINVSGPFDGYNLHAQTSYNWKNKAKFEAELIANSRAANFNHLLYQSSYSNYNWFNEPQYSNVKTNTLKVGIKSEKWMDLEASFSSIDNYAYFAIDPSDTLVNSFQAGESVSYWKVKAHKQFNYGKLSLDNTVAYQNVSSGADYMNVPELTIRNTLYYTDEWFDKALFIQTGVNFKYFSAYSINAYDPVLAEFYVQNDTNIGAFPLIDIFFNMKIQQTRVFFIAEHVNSSFTGNDYFSAPGYPYRDFIVRFGLVWNFFL; this is encoded by the coding sequence ATGAAAAACACGCTTACACTTTTAGGGTTTTTGCTTATCTCTTTTATTCAAGCCTATGCTCAGGTAAGAACCGTCGATAGTACCTCTACTCAAAATGAGAGTTCACAACGAAGTTCCCTAAGAAAAGACCCCAACGAAAAAGATAAACGCCCCAGGCCTCCGGTAGATCTATACAAAATTATATCCATTGAGAATGACACTACCGTGGTGGATACATCACTTACTATAGAAAAGTTTTACAAATACAATTACCTTAGGCGTGATAATTTTGAGCTGTTGCCATTTGCAAATACGGGTCAAACCTATAATACGCTGGTTTATACTTTTGATGAGCAAAGTTCAATGCCATTATTTGGTGCACGTGCGAAGCATTTCAATTATATGGAAGTTGAAGATATTCACTATTATGAAGTGCCAACGCCGCTGACAGAACTTTACTTTAAAAGTGTTTTTGAGCAGGGGCAGACCCTGGATGCATTTTATACAATGAATACAAGTAAACAGTTCAATTTTTCTATAGGGTACAAAGGGTCTCGTAGTCTTGGGAAGTATCAGAATATTCTAACAAGCACTGGCAATTTTAGATTTGCTTTTAGTTACCATACTAAAGACAAGCGTTACAATCTAAAGGCGCATTTTGCGGCACAGGATTTATTGAACAATGAAAATGGCGGAATAACAGAGCAAGCGCTTTTGAATTTCCAAAGTAACGATGGTCAATTTGACGACCGTTCTACCCTTGCTGTGAATTTTGAAGATGCCGAAAATATTATGATAGGAAAGCGGTTTTTTATTGACCATTCTTATGAATTACTTCTTCAAAGAGATTCCGTGCCAGGCAATAGTTTCAAAGTAAGTCACCGGTTGAATTTTACTGATAAATTTTACCGCTATGATCAGACTTCGCCTTCGGCACTTTTTGGAGATTCCTTTCAGGCATCTAACTTAAGGGATCGCGTAGATTTGGAAGATTTTAATAATCAGTTATCAGTAGTATTTTCTAACCCTATCTTAGGTAAGCTTGGAGCCAGTTTGAGTCATAGCCATTATGATTACGGTTACAATTCCGTACTTATATTAGAAACTGGCGATCGTATCCCGAATAGGCTTACGGGAGATATAATCGCAGCTGGGGCCAATTATGACAAAAAAATAGGAACTTTTGATTTTAGAACAGATGCACAAATAAACGTTAGTGGTCCTTTTGACGGGTATAACCTGCATGCCCAGACATCTTATAATTGGAAAAACAAGGCAAAATTTGAAGCGGAGCTCATTGCAAACTCAAGGGCTGCTAATTTCAATCACTTACTGTATCAAAGTAGTTACAGCAATTACAATTGGTTTAATGAACCTCAGTATAGTAATGTAAAGACAAATACGCTGAAAGTGGGTATAAAATCTGAAAAGTGGATGGATCTCGAAGCTAGTTTTTCATCCATAGATAACTATGCTTACTTTGCTATTGATCCATCAGATACTTTGGTAAATTCTTTTCAGGCAGGTGAAAGCGTATCGTATTGGAAGGTAAAAGCACACAAGCAATTTAATTACGGTAAGTTATCACTTGATAATACGGTCGCTTATCAAAATGTAAGTAGTGGTGCCGATTATATGAATGTGCCAGAACTTACGATCCGCAATACATTGTATTATACAGATGAATGGTTTGATAAAGCACTATTTATTCAGACAGGTGTAAATTTTAAATATTTTAGTGCGTATTCAATAAATGCTTATGATCCCGTATTAGCAGAGTTCTATGTTCAGAACGATACAAATATTGGTGCATTCCCTTTAATTGATATTTTCTTTAATATGAAAATTCAGCAAACACGTGTATTTTTTATTGCTGAACATGTAAACTCTTCTTTTACCGGTAATGATTACTTTAGTGCACCCGGCTATCCATACCGTGATTTTATAGTACGGTTTGGTTTGGTTTGGAATTTCTTTTTATAA
- a CDS encoding RagB/SusD family nutrient uptake outer membrane protein has product MKRYIYKFYTAILMSALVAMGSCTTEDLDPSLEQSKRSDNAILTVGDMEGLVKGAYNRFSQAGYYGRDYLVTNEVRTPNVFANGSSGRFTTEAAFAYLPSSTYMWDNAYSVIAVANILIATDVSTLDGDLAYGEHIKGQAYAIRALAHYDLLLTYGQQNVGGDLGVPYVTAFKGGDDFPSRGSITSNVDNILGDLQEAFNLMDPNYFDASKEFISKYSAKAIESRVALQFERWEVARDAAEQVIESGIYSIAPADTYVTSFDEDGGVNSIFEIAQSTTDYPGSDRIDFIYRGSTYGDIEVIPEVLDIYDEDDVRLNIFGYEDDMLRNIGKYPNIEANISVIRYEEVVLAYAEALFKLGQSGEALTWLNTLTAARNAEPYTVASSDTILLERRKELIFEGLYYWDLLRNEMDIEKVSPLQNLAATVPYGDYRMAYPIPLSEIDANSNITQNTGYGN; this is encoded by the coding sequence ATGAAAAGATATATATATAAATTCTATACTGCAATTCTGATGTCGGCATTAGTCGCGATGGGATCCTGCACTACTGAGGATCTGGATCCTTCTTTAGAACAATCAAAAAGATCTGATAATGCCATTCTTACTGTAGGGGATATGGAAGGACTTGTAAAAGGGGCTTACAATAGATTTTCTCAGGCAGGCTATTACGGCAGGGATTATCTTGTTACCAATGAGGTACGTACTCCAAATGTATTTGCAAATGGTAGTTCAGGCAGATTTACTACAGAGGCCGCTTTTGCCTACTTGCCCAGTTCTACCTATATGTGGGACAATGCATATTCTGTAATCGCTGTTGCGAATATCCTTATTGCTACTGATGTATCTACTTTGGACGGGGACCTGGCTTACGGAGAGCATATAAAAGGACAAGCTTATGCTATCAGGGCATTGGCACACTATGATTTATTATTAACCTATGGTCAGCAAAATGTAGGTGGCGATTTGGGAGTGCCCTATGTAACTGCGTTTAAGGGAGGGGATGATTTTCCATCGAGAGGCTCCATAACTTCTAACGTAGATAATATTTTAGGGGATCTTCAAGAAGCCTTCAACCTTATGGATCCAAATTATTTTGATGCTTCAAAGGAGTTTATTTCAAAATATAGTGCAAAAGCTATTGAATCGCGTGTAGCACTTCAATTCGAAAGATGGGAAGTTGCGCGTGATGCAGCAGAACAGGTTATTGAATCTGGAATATATTCAATAGCTCCAGCAGATACTTATGTTACCTCTTTTGATGAAGATGGAGGAGTAAATTCAATCTTCGAAATCGCTCAGAGTACAACTGATTATCCTGGTTCTGATAGAATAGATTTTATTTACCGTGGCTCAACATATGGTGATATTGAAGTGATTCCAGAAGTTTTGGATATATATGATGAAGATGATGTTAGGTTGAATATATTTGGTTATGAGGATGATATGTTAAGAAATATTGGTAAATACCCTAATATAGAAGCGAATATTAGCGTAATAAGATATGAGGAGGTTGTACTTGCTTATGCTGAGGCGCTGTTTAAACTAGGTCAGAGTGGAGAGGCTTTAACTTGGTTAAATACGCTGACTGCTGCTCGTAATGCTGAGCCTTACACAGTAGCTAGTAGTGATACCATTCTTTTAGAACGAAGGAAAGAGCTGATATTTGAAGGCCTTTATTATTGGGATCTTCTGCGAAATGAAATGGATATAGAAAAAGTATCTCCACTTCAAAACCTTGCCGCAACTGTTCCCTATGGTGATTATCGAATGGCGTATCCTATCCCTCTTAGTGAAATAGATGCGAATTCAAACATTACACAAAACACGGGTTACGGAAATTAA